In Mytilus galloprovincialis chromosome 1, xbMytGall1.hap1.1, whole genome shotgun sequence, the following are encoded in one genomic region:
- the LOC143065057 gene encoding uncharacterized protein LOC143065057 isoform X1 produces MKVTILSCTYNLQIFSKGKKRSFKPQIRTAVNSKFEKMYRGIVLSFILLSASMFEASKVSENVLKDNKGGEYDVIDVEIGNTDIAIIKKDGVILADEITSKDKEYSIIKYNGTCNVQFYEDPSDSKTCHEAFEDDESIPNDTKAEIKEECGDLDIAYVKAVHCNTEHGIQKRACYYYYYIGRCCRRRWWNKYSCYICWYRTIRCY; encoded by the exons ATGAAGGTGACTATATTAAGCTGCACATATAATCTTCAGATATTCAGCAAAGGCAAGAAAAG GTCATTTAAACCACAAATAAGAACAGCTGTTAATTCAAAATT TGAGAAAATGTATAGAGGAATAGTTTTATCGTTCATTTTGTTGAGTGCCAGTATGTTTGAAGCATCGAAG GTATCAGAAAACGTATTGAAAGACAATAAAGGTGGGGAATATGACGTCATTGATGTTGAAATAGGGAACACAGATATTGCAATAATCAAGAAAGATGGTGTTATACTGGCAGACGAAATTACCAGTAAAGACAAA gaGTATTCAATCATCAAGTACAACGGAACCTGCAATGTTCAGTTTTATGAG GACCCTTCAGATTCCAAAACATGCCACGAAGCTTTTGAAGATGACGAAAGCATCCCGAATGACACTAAAGCAGAAATCAAAGAAGAGTGTGGAGATTTAGATATTGCTTATGTTAAGGCTGTTCATTGTAACACAG AACACGGCATCCAAAAAAGAGCATGTTATTATTATTACTACATTGGTCGATGTTGCAGAAGGAGATGGTGGAACAAATACAGCTGTTATATCTGTTGGTACAGAACCATTAGATGCTATTGA
- the LOC143065057 gene encoding uncharacterized protein LOC143065057 isoform X2, with amino-acid sequence MNVADDKFPPYLNTGFKQRSFKPQIRTAVNSKFEKMYRGIVLSFILLSASMFEASKVSENVLKDNKGGEYDVIDVEIGNTDIAIIKKDGVILADEITSKDKEYSIIKYNGTCNVQFYEDPSDSKTCHEAFEDDESIPNDTKAEIKEECGDLDIAYVKAVHCNTEHGIQKRACYYYYYIGRCCRRRWWNKYSCYICWYRTIRCY; translated from the exons ATGAATGTAGCAGACGACAAGTTCCCGCCATATTTAAATACAGGTTTCAAACAAAG GTCATTTAAACCACAAATAAGAACAGCTGTTAATTCAAAATT TGAGAAAATGTATAGAGGAATAGTTTTATCGTTCATTTTGTTGAGTGCCAGTATGTTTGAAGCATCGAAG GTATCAGAAAACGTATTGAAAGACAATAAAGGTGGGGAATATGACGTCATTGATGTTGAAATAGGGAACACAGATATTGCAATAATCAAGAAAGATGGTGTTATACTGGCAGACGAAATTACCAGTAAAGACAAA gaGTATTCAATCATCAAGTACAACGGAACCTGCAATGTTCAGTTTTATGAG GACCCTTCAGATTCCAAAACATGCCACGAAGCTTTTGAAGATGACGAAAGCATCCCGAATGACACTAAAGCAGAAATCAAAGAAGAGTGTGGAGATTTAGATATTGCTTATGTTAAGGCTGTTCATTGTAACACAG AACACGGCATCCAAAAAAGAGCATGTTATTATTATTACTACATTGGTCGATGTTGCAGAAGGAGATGGTGGAACAAATACAGCTGTTATATCTGTTGGTACAGAACCATTAGATGCTATTGA